GCTGGGAACTGTAGGCTTTATTGCAACCATGTGGTTTGTGAACTGTGCGGTATGGGAAGATGGTTCATTTTCTTTCACTCTTGAAGAAAATCTGCATAAGTTTCAATATACCTATATGCAATTCTTCGTGTCTGGTTTCCTGAGTCTGGTTCTTTGCGCTTATTGTTTCACTTTGCCTGAATGCAGACTGGAATCTGAAAAGAAGTGTGTATCATTGGCTGAACAGTTAGGACTGAATGCCTTTAAACTTTTCAAGAAGAAAAAGATGGCCTTATTCTTCATCTTCTCTGCTTTGTTGGGTATGTGTCTTCAGGTGACCAATGGATATGCCGGTCCTTTTATCACCAGTTTCAAGGGAATTGCAGATGAGGCAATCGCCAATTCCTTTGCAGCTAATAATGCAACATTATTGTCATCGATATCTCAGGTGAGCGAGGCATTGTGCATCCTCATGATCCCGTTCTTCCTGAAACGTTTCGGTATTAAGATTGTTATGCTCATGTCTATGTTTGCATGGGTATTCCGTTTTGGCCTTTTCGGTATTGGCAATCCTGCTATGCCTGGCGTATTACTCTTTATCCTCTCTTGTATTGTCTATGGTGTGGCCTTTGATTTCTTCAATGTATCAGGTGGCATCTTTGTCGATCAAGAGTGCGAGTCTGATATCAAGGCCTCTGCTCAGGGATTGTTTATGATGATGACCAATGGTATTGGTGCTACTGTAGGTACTTTGACTGCTGGAGAGATTGTCAACAGTTACTGCTCTTGGCAGGATGGCTATCTGTTGGGCGACTGGCAGACCTGTTGGTTCATATTCGCAGGTTTCGCCTTGGTGGTTGGCATCAGTTTCGCTCTGGTATTCAAACCGGAAAGCAAATAGATAGGCATTGGCTAGGTAAATTTCATGCTGCAAGATAGTTGATATGAAACGTACGCTTCTTAGATTCGAGAATGTACAGCAGGTTGTTGGCGATGACGGTTTGGCTGTGATACTTCTGACAGATGAGAGTCGGCAGCGTGCTATCTCTGTGGTGTGTGATGAACCGATGACTCGTCAGCTGTTGATGAGAGTCCAGTCTCCTGAGCGGTGTAAGAATCTCTTGCCTGAAGCATTAGTCAGTTTATTGCCTTCAAGCTATGAGATGATGATTTATGGTGTTCATGACGGACAATATCAAGTGGTATTGGCTGATACCAACTTTGAGCGGAGTACTCGTTTGCGTATCAGCGATGCCGTGTTGTTGAATATTGTGGCAGGATATCCTCTTTATATTGAAGAGGAACTTATGAAACATCAGTGTATTCCTTTCAACGAAAATGCTCGAGGTGTGGCAATTCCCATCAACACGATGGATGTACATCGCTTGCATCTGGCTCTTGAGAAAGCCATCAGCGAAGAGAACTATGAGCTTGCCTCTCAACTGCGTGATGAATTGAACCGACGTAAGAAATGAAAGAAACAAGATATTTCTATGTACCCGAAGCTGCCATCCAGCAGCAGTTGCCTGAAGAAGAGGCTCAACATGCAGTACGCGTGTTGCGCATGAAAGAAGGCGATGAGATGATGTTGATGGATGGAAAGGGAGCTTTCTATCGGGCAGTAGTGACGGTTGCGGCCTCTCATCATTGCATGTATCGTATTGTGGAAACGCTTCCCCAGGAGGCTACATGGAAAGGGCATCTCCATCTGGCTATTGCGCCTACAAAACTGATGGATCGTATAGAATGGCTTGTAGAAAAAGCAACAGAAGTGGGTTTCGACGAACTGTCGTTCCTCGACTGTCAGTTTTCTGAACGCCGTGTCGTCAAGCTGTCACGAGTCGAGAAAATTGTCGTTTCAGCCGTAAAGCAAAGTCGCAAGGCATGGATGCCCGTGTTGAATGAAATGGAGCCATTTAAAAACTTCATTGCGAAGCATCCCAATGGTCATCGCTTCATAGCTCATTGTTATGATGAGGTGCAGAGGGTGAATCTTTTTGATGCATTGAGAAAGGTTTATGCTCAAAACGAAGAGTTGAATAGTGATGAAGAAATCATAGTCCTGGTGGGACCGGAAGGCGATTTCTCTATTGATGAGGTACGGATGGCTGTCAATGCAGGATTCGTATCAGTCGATTTGGGAAAAAGCCGACTGCGTACTGAAACAGCAGGACTATCTGCAGTCATGATGATGCAGTTAGCACAACAATGAAAACAATAACAGACGATGAAGAAGTTTTTAATGATATGCATGATGTCACTTTTTGGCATTCATCTTTCTGCCCAGAATAGTATTGTAGAACTGTTCAAGACTATGCCAGACTCTTTAATGCCGATGTTGACAAAGAATAATCGTTTGGATATGGTTGACTTTCTGGATGCTAAGATGAAAGCTGAAGTGTCGAATCTGCTGGATGGCGATTCGGAGATGACATATATGAGTACCGACAGTCTTTCGGTGCGTTTGAGTTCAGCCTTGCGAGTTGATCTTTTCCTTGTTGATACTGTGGAGCCTTATGACAGTTGTCAACAGGCTATTTGTATGCTTTCTACTTACAAACTGTCAACAACTAGTGAAGAAGAACAAGTTCCGGCCTATTATTCTGTTCGTTGGCAACCACTGCCTGCTCCTCGATTGGCAGTAGTAAAAGTTCCTGTTTCTACCGTATTACGTCAAGACGAAAAGGTGTTCTCAAAAGAATAAAGTTTTAATTGTCTCTAAAAATCCATGCCAGCAGTTTGTTCAGCCATCCGAAATTGAAGCGGAACCAACGGAAAGTGCTCACAGGCTTACCACCAAAACGCAAAATAAAGTCGCGATAGGGGTTCTTACTGAAAGGTAAGCCTACATCCATGAAATAGATATGCTCATACCCTCGTTCGTAGGAATCCTGGATAGCATTCCATACTGTAACGTCGGCAGGATGGAGCGGAGCAAAAGACTTACGACGGAAAGCGGCATACCACAAATAGGCCTGTTGTTGACTATAGGCTACAGCCGAACAACCAATAGCATGTCCATGATACTTCGTGAGGAATAAACGGCCTGAATTCTCCTGCTGGATACTTTTGAAGAATTCGTTGGCAGGAACATAGCGTCGGGGCTTCAGCCAGTGGTGATGGCGCAGCAATCGCATGAATGATTTGAAGTCCTCGTCATTGTTTACAACGGTAGTGGTGACTCCTTTATCGTAGGCCGACTGTATTCGCTCCTGCTGATGTTGGCTGATGCGTGTCAGAGGATTTCGCGAATGAAGGCTATTATGAATACTCATCCATTTCACAGGGAAGAAACCATTCTGACGGAATGCCTTATAGCCGAACATCTTCTGAGACAAATTGCTGACCTCTATATAAAGAACGGTTTTGCCTATGTGTTGCTTTAATTTTTCAAGCATCATAGAGAAAAGTTGCATTTGCTGTTCACTTTCCTGCTCATCTCTGATGTAGGAATGACCGCGTAAACGTGCTTCACTTCCGTTTGAACGTCGATAAGCACCTTCCCCCAAAACTCGGCAATGCATAAAAAAATAAGGTGGAAACAATGATGAACGGTAACGGACCAATCCCAGCAATTGTGCTACCACGGTGCCATCGTCTTTTTCTACGGTAACAAGATAAGGCTTGTGTCGTGGAGTATGCTTGCTGAATTCGAACATCTGACGGCTATGAAAAAAGTCTTCCGTCAGCAGCCCGTCAGGCAATGTGTCGTTGCTGCTATAGATGTGAGTGGTTAGTTCGCTCATAATGGCGCAAAAATACTAAATCTGTTTTAAA
The sequence above is a segment of the Prevotella sp. E9-3 genome. Coding sequences within it:
- a CDS encoding MFS transporter is translated as MNLKVRLAVMNFLEFAVWGAYLTCMGNYLGVAGLGPQIAWFYAIQGIVSIFMPTIMGIVADKYVQPQRLLGLCHLAAGAAMLGCWWMGVQAGFGQELDNKSAFIAVYAISVAFFMPSIALANTVAFSTLKKNGFDTVKDFPPIRVLGTVGFIATMWFVNCAVWEDGSFSFTLEENLHKFQYTYMQFFVSGFLSLVLCAYCFTLPECRLESEKKCVSLAEQLGLNAFKLFKKKKMALFFIFSALLGMCLQVTNGYAGPFITSFKGIADEAIANSFAANNATLLSSISQVSEALCILMIPFFLKRFGIKIVMLMSMFAWVFRFGLFGIGNPAMPGVLLFILSCIVYGVAFDFFNVSGGIFVDQECESDIKASAQGLFMMMTNGIGATVGTLTAGEIVNSYCSWQDGYLLGDWQTCWFIFAGFALVVGISFALVFKPESK
- a CDS encoding UvrB/UvrC motif-containing protein, with product MKRTLLRFENVQQVVGDDGLAVILLTDESRQRAISVVCDEPMTRQLLMRVQSPERCKNLLPEALVSLLPSSYEMMIYGVHDGQYQVVLADTNFERSTRLRISDAVLLNIVAGYPLYIEEELMKHQCIPFNENARGVAIPINTMDVHRLHLALEKAISEENYELASQLRDELNRRKK
- a CDS encoding 16S rRNA (uracil(1498)-N(3))-methyltransferase yields the protein MKETRYFYVPEAAIQQQLPEEEAQHAVRVLRMKEGDEMMLMDGKGAFYRAVVTVAASHHCMYRIVETLPQEATWKGHLHLAIAPTKLMDRIEWLVEKATEVGFDELSFLDCQFSERRVVKLSRVEKIVVSAVKQSRKAWMPVLNEMEPFKNFIAKHPNGHRFIAHCYDEVQRVNLFDALRKVYAQNEELNSDEEIIVLVGPEGDFSIDEVRMAVNAGFVSVDLGKSRLRTETAGLSAVMMMQLAQQ
- a CDS encoding DUF3256 family protein produces the protein MKKFLMICMMSLFGIHLSAQNSIVELFKTMPDSLMPMLTKNNRLDMVDFLDAKMKAEVSNLLDGDSEMTYMSTDSLSVRLSSALRVDLFLVDTVEPYDSCQQAICMLSTYKLSTTSEEEQVPAYYSVRWQPLPAPRLAVVKVPVSTVLRQDEKVFSKE
- a CDS encoding GNAT family N-acetyltransferase, which translates into the protein MSELTTHIYSSNDTLPDGLLTEDFFHSRQMFEFSKHTPRHKPYLVTVEKDDGTVVAQLLGLVRYRSSLFPPYFFMHCRVLGEGAYRRSNGSEARLRGHSYIRDEQESEQQMQLFSMMLEKLKQHIGKTVLYIEVSNLSQKMFGYKAFRQNGFFPVKWMSIHNSLHSRNPLTRISQHQQERIQSAYDKGVTTTVVNNDEDFKSFMRLLRHHHWLKPRRYVPANEFFKSIQQENSGRLFLTKYHGHAIGCSAVAYSQQQAYLWYAAFRRKSFAPLHPADVTVWNAIQDSYERGYEHIYFMDVGLPFSKNPYRDFILRFGGKPVSTFRWFRFNFGWLNKLLAWIFRDN